A segment of the Halococcus hamelinensis 100A6 genome:
TCCTTCGGGTTCTTCTTCTCGATGACTCGATACTCGACGACTACGGCACCGTCCTCCTCTGAGATCCGAACGTAGTTCAGCCGGAACGAGGGGTAGAAGACCCACGGGAGCACGCCGAGTACGACGGATCGGCGGTGGAGCCGTTTCAGCCACGTCCCCGTGTTCACGACGACGCGGTCGTCGACCTCGGTGACCGAGGCACGGTGGGTGTGGCCGTAGACGAAAACGGCGACCTCCGGGTGGGTTTCGAATATCCCCCGTGCGCCTTCCATGTAGGCGTTTCCGGCCGTTCGCGGTTCGTCGAGCCGTATCAACCCGAATCGATCGAGCGTCTTCCGAACGTCCCTCGCGAGGAAGAACAGCGGGATCGATACTAGGGCCGAGATCGCGATGACGACGAGGTTGACCACCAACACGACGTCGAGGAGTTCACCGACGACACCGAACCGGCGGAGCAGCGTGGTCACGACGTCCAGCGGTGCCGACCAGAGTCCCACCCCATCGAGGAAGACCAGGGCGGCATAGAGGAGACTGAGGTTGAACAACAGGAGAAACGGGAGCACCGCGTATCGAAGGAACGGGCTCATCTCCCGATAGAAGTACTTGGAGACCATCCAGTTGGGGATCTCCTCCATCGGTGTCAGCGACTGAATGTCCTTCAGCCAGTTGAACCTGCCGCGGCCGGAGAGCTTCCCGGCCTTGCTCGTGATATGTCGGTTCACGAAGTAGCCGGGCGGGTTGGCGTACGGGTTGCCGAAGTCGGGGCTTCGATTGTTCGGGTCGCGCTGTTGGCCGTGTTCGATCCAGACGACGCGGTCGCCGACGTCGCGCGTGATGGCGACTTCCTGTTCGAGGACGACGTTGTACTCGGCCAGCCGGTCGACGTACTCCGGGTAGCAGGCGAGTTCGTAGTCGTGGTTTCCGGGGATGAACGTTATCGGTATTCGCTCGCCGGTCGCCCGGAGCTGTTCGAAGAGCGCTGGATACCGGTCGAGAAGCGCGTCGAACTTCTCCATCCCGTCGAGTTCGGTGAACTCCCACAGCCCGAACGCGTCACCGTTGACGATGAGTTCCGCGTCCTCGTCGCCCGTTTCGAGTTCCCGGAGGAAGC
Coding sequences within it:
- a CDS encoding metallophosphoesterase translates to MTTAYYFISDLHIGGDEQLQDVEFEDELLGFLRELETGDEDAELIVNGDAFGLWEFTELDGMEKFDALLDRYPALFEQLRATGERIPITFIPGNHDYELACYPEYVDRLAEYNVVLEQEVAITRDVGDRVVWIEHGQQRDPNNRSPDFGNPYANPPGYFVNRHITSKAGKLSGRGRFNWLKDIQSLTPMEEIPNWMVSKYFYREMSPFLRYAVLPFLLLFNLSLLYAALVFLDGVGLWSAPLDVVTTLLRRFGVVGELLDVVLVVNLVVIAISALVSIPLFFLARDVRKTLDRFGLIRLDEPRTAGNAYMEGARGIFETHPEVAVFVYGHTHRASVTEVDDRVVVNTGTWLKRLHRRSVVLGVLPWVFYPSFRLNYVRISEEDGAVVVEYRVIEKKNPKDLTRLETLLTRDPLPDESIPERTVVDSP